From Candidatus Atelocyanobacterium thalassa isolate ALOHA, a single genomic window includes:
- a CDS encoding MlaD family protein → MLRMRTLQEGSVGLFVIFGLTIFGGLVVWLRGGVLGQKTYQFFANFKNVSGLQVGAPIRYRGVTVGKILGLQPNSNGVRVILEISSNQLRIPKDSNVQINRYGLIGEASVDITPSHNLSEQELAIDPISEECIKERQILCNNDEVIGKTGSQLVEALTRLSNAYSDPKFIGDVNSAVRNVSKAGDRIAVLSQEVTKLSEVARGQIDGIGDAIRNTDQAAQDASKLIRNVDSIIVENRTDVDKTIKGAANLTHNLNTLVEENRENIVNTLNSIEQTSDQIRLLALNFGVTVDKINQGISEIDIKQFANDLESLMSNAALTAKNLQNLSKSLSDPEVIITIQQTLDSARVTFDNAQKITSDVEELTGDPVFRNNIRKLIDGLSDLVSETESLEQQVYAAQIIESVTNAMEYKLLSKKKLQEFSPIIYPLDNSAEDNVKT, encoded by the coding sequence ATGTTAAGAATGCGAACCCTTCAAGAGGGCTCAGTAGGCTTGTTTGTTATTTTCGGTTTGACTATTTTTGGAGGATTAGTTGTCTGGCTGCGAGGAGGTGTTTTGGGGCAGAAAACTTATCAGTTTTTTGCTAATTTTAAAAATGTTAGTGGATTGCAAGTTGGTGCACCTATAAGATACAGAGGTGTAACAGTAGGTAAAATATTAGGTCTTCAACCTAATAGTAATGGAGTAAGAGTCATTTTAGAAATTTCTTCTAATCAATTAAGAATCCCAAAAGATTCTAATGTTCAAATTAATCGTTATGGATTAATTGGTGAAGCTTCAGTTGATATTACTCCATCACACAACCTCTCCGAACAAGAGCTAGCTATTGATCCTATTAGTGAAGAGTGCATAAAAGAAAGGCAAATACTTTGCAATAATGATGAAGTGATAGGTAAGACAGGTTCTCAGTTAGTTGAGGCATTGACGCGTTTAAGCAATGCTTATAGTGATCCTAAATTTATTGGTGATGTTAATTCAGCAGTAAGAAATGTATCAAAAGCAGGAGATAGAATTGCTGTCCTTAGTCAAGAGGTAACAAAATTATCAGAAGTTGCTCGCGGTCAAATTGATGGTATAGGGGATGCTATTCGTAATACTGACCAAGCGGCTCAAGATGCTTCTAAATTAATAAGAAATGTTGATTCTATAATAGTAGAAAATCGTACCGATGTTGATAAAACAATTAAAGGAGCTGCTAATTTAACTCATAATTTAAATACTTTAGTAGAAGAAAATAGAGAAAACATAGTTAATACACTGAATAGTATTGAACAAACTAGTGATCAAATACGTTTACTAGCTCTCAATTTTGGAGTAACAGTAGATAAAATCAATCAAGGAATTAGTGAGATTGATATAAAACAATTTGCAAATGATCTAGAATCTCTCATGTCTAATGCAGCGTTGACAGCAAAAAACTTACAAAACTTATCTAAATCTTTAAGCGATCCTGAAGTTATAATTACTATTCAACAAACTTTAGATTCTGCGCGTGTAACTTTTGATAATGCTCAAAAAATCACTTCTGATGTTGAAGAATTAACAGGCGATCCCGTTTTTAGAAATAATATCCGTAAGCTTATAGATGGCTTGAGCGACTTAGTATCTGAGACCGAAAGTTTAGAACAGCAGGTTTATGCCGCACAAATAATTGAATCGGTAACTAATGCAATGGAGTACAAACTATTGTCGAAAAAAAAACTACAAGAATTTTCTCCTATAATTTATCCTCTAGATAATTCAGCAGAAGATAATGTAAAAACTTAG
- the pds gene encoding 15-cis-phytoene desaturase produces the protein MLVAISGAGLAGLSCAKYLVDNGHTPLIVERQSVPGGKIAAWKDKDGDWYETGLHIFFGAYPNLLQLFKELDIEDHLQWKTHSMIFNQLENRETYSRFDFPDLPAPINGMVAILRNNDMLTWEEKIKFGIGLLPAIIKGQNYVEEMDCYSWSEWISKQNIPSRVEKEVFIAMSKALNFINPDEISATILLTALNRFLQEKNGSKMAFLDGSPTERLCQPLIDYITDKGGEVRLNTSLKEILLTEDNNVKGFLVGGRNGEPDQVIEADAYISAMPVDPLKAKLPKAWKELEEFKKLEGLEGVPVINLHLWFDKKLTDIDHLLFSRSDLLSVYADMSNTCREYSDPNKSMLELILAPAQEWINKSDQTIIDVTMMEIQKLFPQHFEGKQKAKLLKYHIVRTPRSVYKATPNRQAHRPSQRTSIPNFYLAGDYTMQKYLGSMEGAVLSGKLAAQAIVKDYPI, from the coding sequence ATGTTAGTTGCAATTTCTGGAGCGGGTTTGGCGGGTCTTTCTTGTGCTAAATATCTTGTAGATAATGGTCATACTCCTCTTATCGTAGAACGTCAGAGTGTTCCTGGTGGTAAAATAGCTGCCTGGAAAGATAAAGATGGCGACTGGTATGAAACTGGGCTGCATATTTTTTTTGGTGCTTATCCTAACTTACTTCAGTTATTCAAAGAACTTGATATTGAAGATCATTTGCAGTGGAAAACACACTCTATGATCTTTAACCAGTTAGAGAATCGTGAAACTTATTCACGCTTTGATTTCCCTGATCTTCCCGCACCCATAAACGGAATGGTAGCTATCTTAAGAAATAATGATATGTTGACTTGGGAAGAAAAAATTAAATTTGGGATTGGCCTTCTTCCTGCCATCATAAAAGGACAAAATTACGTTGAAGAAATGGATTGCTATTCTTGGTCTGAATGGATTTCAAAGCAAAATATTCCATCTAGAGTAGAAAAAGAAGTTTTTATAGCAATGTCTAAAGCTTTAAACTTCATAAACCCGGATGAAATTTCCGCTACCATTCTCTTAACAGCTTTAAACAGATTTTTACAAGAAAAAAATGGTTCAAAGATGGCTTTCTTAGACGGTTCTCCTACCGAAAGATTATGCCAACCATTAATAGATTACATTACAGATAAAGGAGGAGAAGTTAGATTAAACACTTCTTTAAAAGAAATTTTATTAACAGAAGATAATAATGTTAAAGGATTTTTAGTTGGAGGCCGTAACGGTGAACCAGATCAGGTTATTGAAGCAGACGCTTATATATCTGCAATGCCAGTTGACCCATTAAAAGCCAAATTACCAAAAGCATGGAAAGAATTAGAAGAGTTTAAAAAGTTAGAAGGATTAGAAGGGGTTCCTGTTATAAATCTTCATCTTTGGTTTGATAAAAAACTTACTGACATTGATCATTTGCTATTTTCTCGCTCTGACTTACTGAGCGTATATGCTGATATGAGTAATACTTGTCGAGAGTATTCTGATCCTAATAAATCTATGTTAGAACTAATCCTAGCTCCTGCACAGGAATGGATTAATAAAAGTGATCAAACAATTATTGATGTTACTATGATGGAAATTCAAAAACTTTTTCCTCAACATTTTGAAGGCAAACAAAAAGCTAAACTCTTAAAATATCATATAGTCAGAACTCCTCGTTCCGTTTATAAAGCAACGCCTAATAGACAGGCTCATCGTCCTTCTCAAAGAACTTCTATCCCTAATTTTTATTTAGCTGGAGACTATACTATGCAAAAATACTTAGGTAGTATGGAGGGAGCAGTATTATCTGGAAAATTAGCTGCTCAAGCGATAGTTAAGGATTATCCAATTTAA